The Glycine max cultivar Williams 82 chromosome 3, Glycine_max_v4.0, whole genome shotgun sequence sequence TTTTTGCTTCATCAAGCATCTTCTGTACGTGCTCTGGGGTGGACTCCTGTTCAACTTTCCTAATAGACTTTGGTAATGACAATACAAACTGAGAAATTTTTTCAGCTATCTCAACGGCTGCGTCCTCCTGAGATCACACAACTGGATCCAGATTAGACTAATGATGAAAAGCAGATATCTGAACAGCAATATATAACTTCTacagaacataaaaatcagcaAACTCTGCAGATATgtgtaagagtttttttttttggtagaatATGTACAAGAGGTTTGCATGGCCAGACTAGTTAAGTTGAAGCATATGGTTCATGTTTCACAcaagattagaaaaaaaaaaaaaaactcacaaaaaCTAATCATTCATTTATGCACAGGGTAacacaaaattcattaaattgtttattatcTAATCAAAGTAGTTGACTCTATAGGTTCATCAGTCTTCTTCTGCCTTCACTACTTTACAACGGAGTTTGACTGACTAGGGACCGTAACCTCATGCTTTGAACCAGATCGGAAAAAAACCCACATAAACTGATAATGCAAAAACCAAGGTGTATAGACTAATAGACAAATTGAAAAGTTAACATCTATATTCGATAGCATCTTGGATAgttcaaaaaattcaatcaaagtACAGCAAGCAAGAGTTTTCAAGAGAAATTTAGATCAACATAACATACCATGGTGACAACTGACAACATCACAAAATCTAATACCAAAATAAATTAGCCTCCGATAGCAGTAAGTAACCAGCTCATTCAGTAGGAAGAACATAACAACTTGAGAAAGCCTAACacgaaaacaataacaaatgtTGATCTCACCTGAGCCCACCGGCCTCCAGAATGCGTAAGAAAACCGGCCTGTGGAAGGGCACTTGCAACCCGGTGACCCTCCCGGCTCCATTCTTCGGACCACCCAGCAGACCACACCACCTGCATTGGCACACCTTTCAGCCCCTCACCCCACTCTGCCAAGTCAAAGCTAGAATTCACCCTCTTCCCAACATTCACAACCGCCCTCCTCCCATCCCTGCCCTTCAACAGCGCCCTCGACCCCTCCGAATCCGCCACACCAACCCTCTTGGAACAGCACAACCCCACCACCTTAGCAAACACAAAAGAAACCCCCACCACAACCTCCCTCACCACAGGCACCTCCAGAGCCCAAACGGGAAAAGCCCCCTTAGTAGACGACGCCGTATCGATAAGCGTCACGCTTCTCACCAACTCAGCCCTCTCAGAAACAAAATCAGCACTCAACCCCAATGCCGAATCGTGAAGAATCAAATGAACAGGTGCAAGCCCCATGGAATCAATAACTTCACCCAACACTTTCCCCATCTCTTGCGGACCCAAATCAATAGGCTTTCTTATTTTCCTCTTCGACATGCGAGCTTGAATTTCCTCGTAGGGAATTTGACCTGTTTCGACCATCTGATCAAACGCCCAGAAAAGACCCCTCTCTTGAATCTCACTGTAGACGTACCAAAACCTCCCAAAAACCCCGTTGGCGCCGCCCTCGACGGAGACTTCGACGGAGTTGTCGGAGAAGCCGTGTCCGGGGAGGTCGAGGGAGGTGACGTGGAGGCCATTGGCGGCGAGGGATTTGGCGAGGTGGCGGTAGGAGTAAGAGCTGAGACCTTGGCCGTGGACAATGAGTATGTTTTCGGACGATGTGGGACCCTCTTGGAGGGTGAAGACTTGGAGGGGGGTTTCGTCGGGGTGTGTTTGGACCTTGATGGTGCGGCCGTTGGAGTAGTGGTGGCGGAGGGGGGAGGGAAGGGTGAGGAACCAGGTTTTGGAGTCTTGGGGGGAGAGGGTGGAGGAGGTGAAGACGAAGAAGAGAGTGAAGAGGGAGACGGAGAGGGTGAAGTAGAACCAGAAGGAGAAGGGGTtgttgttgggtttggtgggtGAGATCTGTGAGCGTGAGTGTGTTGGTTGCTCTGGTTCGGGTTCTTCTGTGATGATAGCCATGCTCACCGCCCACTGCTCCCAGCTTCGCTGTGGCTACAAGACTAAAGCCTGTCAGTGCTCGTTACGGGGGACAGCATCATTGCGTCTCCCACTCCCACCTCCACcgtaaaattaatatttctgtaaaattatataattttttctattttcgtttataaaacaaaaacattaaataaaatttaacttattaacataaatctagaatatattaaaaaaatactcattatattaaaaagtataaagtaATCAAATcttaaattcattttatattttcaatacttcaagtatatttatttctattttagtgctatttttacaaataattagAATCATTGtaagagatttttttattaaaaaatacttatggccctctctagattttttttttataataggaGGGCTTAAtttgtctgttttttttttatatagatggTGTTTTTTTATAAGGTTATATTTGGTGTTTGTAAATTCAAGTTGCTAAATTGTTAGTATTTGTGACAATTGACACGcgcaaaatataataaaactaaCTTTTTATATACATACCAATATTTTAGGTTTTAACGTGTTTGTTTTAACGGTGAATATGCCATTGCAGGAGGTCCAAAGTGACTTCACACGTCGAAGCATGTCTTTTGTTGCTTCTCGAAACGCAAGTTGGATTGTCGTAAACATGCTTAATCGATATAAGATATATCacttttgagagagaaaaaaatactaatttactTAATAGTTAATATGTTAATTTAGATATTTGCAACATGAAATCATATAAAATCTTTTGATTCAAGTAGTAatgagtttgatttttctttaagTAACGTGttaaattcatgttttgttcgtaaaagaaaataagattaattatatttttgatttCTAAacctcttttagtttttatatttaatctcTAGACAAAAAATTCATCAGTCTTGGTTCTTGATATTTTGATCTTGCGGTTAATTCTTCTAAATGATGACCTTTTATATTCGTTTTTTATcattacttaattatattttccggCGGTTAAAATAGCCAGTAAATTATTCACAAAAGTTTTTGAAACCTTTTATTTAACAAGTTCTGGCGGTTCTTGGCACCTAGAAATTGATCTTTCTGGAATACACGTATCAGATCAGCAAACCCATATCAAAATCCATGCTTTGAATCTTGAAAACCCTAACATCAGTAGAcgaacaaacaacaacaacatccatacttttcaaatttgatgAAACAAACACTAGACCCTCTCAATCTTCCACTTCTGACTCTTCTTCGATTTTCTGAAGCATTACTTCCCTGAGCTCCTGGAACCCGAAACACAGTTTCCCCTCTTCGAATTCAACTCCAAATCCAAAATATTCAACCTCGAAACCCGAAACCCGAAACCCCTAACATTAGTTGAGAAGGAACCTCAATTGAATCGGAAACCCAAACCTCACATTCTGAGCACCTATGTCTTGGTAGCAACCAAAAAACCGAGAATGTCGATCTCAGGTCTGCGACTAAAAAATCTCAGAGCTAGTCGATGTTGGCTCCTCCTCGTCGGAGTTGGGTCGATGTTGATGGAGAGGTCGGCATTGGCGTCGACGGTGACCCGAATTTCCGACGCGCGCCGCCGACGAGGGTAGGGGTGGCGCGGGGAGGAGGGGTGGATTTGACAGGTAGCGCGTGGTGGTGAGTATTAAAGAGAACATGTTCGTCATGGTTGCAGTGCCAAAGAGAGAATCGGGAGTGCGCATGAAGGGATGGGATGGGTCCGATGGGTAGTGCATGAGTGTGAGTTGATGATTACTTATGTACCCATTCAGGTATGTTGTTGCCTGTTGGTCGCTCTTACCATTTGTTGCTGCTGTTgatagttttcttttcttttccttttttttttggttgatatTTATGAAAGATATAGTTCCTGTTGTAGACCTGTAGTTCAACATCAGAAGATTGAGGATTTTTTAATTGCAAGAGGCAGTAAAATAGCTTATTCTCCCATAAATTTAGCTCTAATTATGCTTCTCTACTGATGTAGTAATGGCAAGTCCTTTCTTTTAAGAGTTAATATGGAACCAGCAGAGGTCCTTGAGGCCTATTTAATTGTGGACAATCCAGTGCCGAATGGCTTTTAGTCAATCAATTACGAAACTTTATAGAATATTAATCCTTCACATAATGGGATAAggctttgtttttgttgttgttatagaATATTAATCCTATTCCTATAAAACCCAAGCATAGGTAAAATACTaataagagattataaataatcttttttctc is a genomic window containing:
- the LOC100816083 gene encoding protein AUXIN RESPONSE 4 isoform X2 — protein: MAIITEEPEPEQPTHSRSQISPTKPNNNPFSFWFYFTLSVSLFTLFFVFTSSTLSPQDSKTWFLTLPSPLRHHYSNGRTIKVQTHPDETPLQVFTLQEGPTSSENILIVHGQGLSSYSYRHLAKSLAANGLHVTSLDLPGHGFSDNSVEVSVEGGANGVFGRFWYVYSEIQERGLFWAFDQMVETGQIPYEEIQARMSKRKIRKPIDLGPQEMGKVLGEVIDSMGLAPVHLILHDSALGLSADFVSERAELVRSVTLIDTASSTKGAFPVWALEVPVVREVVVGVSFVFAKVVGLCCSKRVGVADSEGSRALLKGRDGRRAVVNVGKRVNSSFDLAEWGEGLKGVPMQVVWSAGWSEEWSREGHRVASALPQAGFLTHSGGRWAQLCDLRRTQPLR
- the LOC100816083 gene encoding protein AUXIN RESPONSE 4 isoform X1, which gives rise to MAIITEEPEPEQPTHSRSQISPTKPNNNPFSFWFYFTLSVSLFTLFFVFTSSTLSPQDSKTWFLTLPSPLRHHYSNGRTIKVQTHPDETPLQVFTLQEGPTSSENILIVHGQGLSSYSYRHLAKSLAANGLHVTSLDLPGHGFSDNSVEVSVEGGANGVFGRFWYVYSEIQERGLFWAFDQMVETGQIPYEEIQARMSKRKIRKPIDLGPQEMGKVLGEVIDSMGLAPVHLILHDSALGLSADFVSERAELVRSVTLIDTASSTKGAFPVWALEVPVVREVVVGVSFVFAKVVGLCCSKRVGVADSEGSRALLKGRDGRRAVVNVGKRVNSSFDLAEWGEGLKGVPMQVVWSAGWSEEWSREGHRVASALPQAGFLTHSGGRWAQEDAAVEIAEKISQFVLSLPKSIRKVEQESTPEHVQKMLDEAKSSGHDHHHHQSPDHGHGHDHYGDAHIHGANYMDAYGLGHGHHGW